A single region of the Procambarus clarkii isolate CNS0578487 chromosome 81, FALCON_Pclarkii_2.0, whole genome shotgun sequence genome encodes:
- the LOC123772996 gene encoding thioredoxin domain-containing protein 9 gives MAGVSASALVEKQLAVATQIIEQQIDAEIERLETLDADDLDAIRRDRLAAMKQREQKKQDWIYNGHGEYSELHDEKDFFETTKKSENVVCHFYRDQFLRCKIVDKHLNILAKKHIETKFCKINAEKAPFLTERLSIRVLPTLCLVKNGKTKDYIVGFTDLGNTDEFSTEVLEWRIGRTDVIEYNGDLMCPPVSSGPGMKMNVQKKKTIRGGRRGDSDDSDSDY, from the exons ATGGCAGGAGTGAGTGCATCCGCATTAGTAGAAAAACAGTTGGCTGTTGCAACTCAGATAATTGAACAACAGATTGATGCAGAAATAGAAAGACTGGAAACATTAGATGCTGACGACTTGGATGCCATCAGACGGGATCGCTTGGCAGCCATGAAGCAGCGGGAACAGAAGAAACAGGACTGGATTTATAAT GGTCACGGAGAGTATTCTGAACTACACGATGAAAAAGATTTCTTTGAAACCACAAAAAAGTCTGAGAACGTCGTATGTCACTTCTATCGGGACCAATTTCTCCGGTGCAAGATTGTTGATAAACACTTGAATATTCTTGCCAAGAAACACATTGAAACAAAATTTTGTAAAATTAATGCTGAGAAAGCTCCATTCTTAACAG AACGACTTAGCATTCGTGTACTTCCTACGCTGTGTTTAGTAAAGAATGGCAAGACCAAGGATTATATCGTTGGATTTACTGACCTAGGCAACACAGATGAATTTTCTACAGAGGTATTGGAGTGGCGAATTGGACGTACTGATGTGATAGAATACAATGGGGACCTCATGTGTCCTCCAGTTTCTTCTGGTCCAGGGATGAAAATGAATGTTCAGAAAAAGAAAACCATCAGAGGTGGAAGGAGAGGAGACAGTGATGACAGTGATTCAGACTATTAA